A single region of the Sandaracinaceae bacterium genome encodes:
- a CDS encoding class I SAM-dependent methyltransferase — protein MTRGSHNWLIHELNQKIAEGLTYRGRVVDLGCGTAPYRDLILQTADEYIGVDWVESLHDRSHVDVNADLNQPLPFASEFADTVVSFQVLEHIANPTLLLSEAHRILKPGGALHVTVPFMWHIHEAPHDYFRYTEYGLRHILEGAGFTGIDIVPNTGFWQTWFLKLNYQTVRFARGPLSLPLRAFWRSNQILAPVLDRLDPQPAETASYTVTARRAR, from the coding sequence ATGACTCGTGGTTCGCACAACTGGCTCATCCACGAGCTGAACCAGAAGATCGCTGAAGGTCTCACCTACCGTGGGCGCGTTGTCGATCTCGGATGCGGGACCGCACCCTACAGAGACCTCATCTTGCAGACGGCGGATGAGTACATCGGTGTCGACTGGGTGGAGTCACTCCACGACCGTTCGCACGTGGACGTGAACGCCGACCTCAACCAGCCGCTCCCCTTCGCGTCGGAGTTCGCGGACACGGTCGTTTCGTTTCAGGTGCTCGAGCATATCGCGAACCCGACTCTGCTGCTATCGGAAGCCCATCGCATCCTCAAACCCGGCGGCGCGCTCCACGTGACAGTGCCTTTCATGTGGCACATTCATGAAGCCCCGCACGACTACTTCCGATACACCGAGTACGGTCTCAGGCACATCCTTGAAGGAGCCGGCTTCACTGGGATCGATATCGTACCGAACACGGGTTTCTGGCAAACTTGGTTCTTGAAGCTCAACTACCAAACGGTGCGCTTCGCCCGCGGCCCGCTCAGCCTTCCGCTACGGGCCTTCTGGCGGTCGAATCAGATCCTGGCTCCCGTCCTCGACCGACTCGACCCTCAGCCCGCGGAGACGGCCAGCTACACAGTGACCGCACGTCGAGCGCGATAG